One Cumulibacter manganitolerans genomic window, CTCCGGCTCGCTCGACGACCAAAGAAAAACGGCCCGCTCGACGACCAAAGAAAAACGGCCCGCTCGACGACCAAGAAGAGAGTCGCTCGACGACCGTGCGGACCGGGGACATTGTCGGCTCCCGGCGTCTCGACGTCGCCTCCGCTAGCGCTCCGGCTCGCTCGACGACCAAAGAAAAACGGCCCGCTCGACGACCAAAGAAAAACGGCCCGCTCGACGACCAAGAAAACCGGCCCGCTCAAGGTGCCTACCTGTGCAGCGTCTGACGTGCGGAACCCGGCACCTAGGCCCAGGCCGCCACGTCGCTCGGCCAGGGGTTCGCTGGGCGACGGTGAGGGATCGCCTGGTAGCGGCGCGGCTCGCCGGGGCGCGGGTCAGATGCGGCGGAGGCGGATGCGCTCGACCTGATGGTCCTCGCCCTTGGTGAGAATCAGCCGGGCGCGGGCCCGGGTCGGGAGGATGTTCTCGATGAGGTTCGGCCCGTTGATCGAGTCCCAGATCCCCGACGCGGTCTGCACGGCCGCCGACTCGGTGAGCTTGGTGAAGTGCTTGAAGAACGAGTTCGGGTCGGTGAACGCGGTCTCGCGCAGCGCCATGAACCGCTCGATGTACCACTTCTTGATGATCGCTTCCTTGGCGTCGACGTACACCGAGAAGTCGAAGAAGTCGGACAGGAAGATCGGCGGCACCTTGCCGGCGCGCGTCATGCCGTGCTGCAGGACGTTCAGTCCCTCGATGATGAGGATGTCGGGGCTGGAGACCACCTGCTTCTGGTCCGGGATGACGTCGTACACGAGGTGCGAGTACAGCGGCGCCGCGACCTCGGCGCGCCCGGCCTTGACCTCTCCGACGAACTGCAGCAGGGCGCGCCGGTCGTAGGACTCGGGGAAGCCCTTGCGATCGAGCAGGCCA contains:
- the coaA gene encoding type I pantothenate kinase; the protein is MTDSHAAAPERRRSAAGRQRGSGNSPHLFLEFDREEWEELAESTPLPLSAEELEQIRGLGERIDLEEVQTVYLPLSRLLNLYTTGTQQMWDAQREFLRSTSRKVPFILAVSGSVAVGKSTTARLLQTLLQRWPGTPKVDLVTTDGFLYPNAVLEERGLLDRKGFPESYDRRALLQFVGEVKAGRAEVAAPLYSHLVYDVIPDQKQVVSSPDILIIEGLNVLQHGMTRAGKVPPIFLSDFFDFSVYVDAKEAIIKKWYIERFMALRETAFTDPNSFFKHFTKLTESAAVQTASGIWDSINGPNLIENILPTRARARLILTKGEDHQVERIRLRRI